The following proteins are co-located in the Pedobacter sp. FW305-3-2-15-E-R2A2 genome:
- the leuB gene encoding 3-isopropylmalate dehydrogenase, translating to MKKNILVIPGDGIGPEVTTWGKAVLEQIAKGFGHDFSYDEALMGHAAIEATGNPLPDETLEKAKKSDAILFGAVGHAKYDNDPSLKVRPEQGLLKIRKELGLYANLRPILLFDELLNASSIKPSILKGTDILFFRELTGDVYFGEKTRSDDNNTASDLMIYHRYEVERIARKAFEAAMQRRKRLCSVDKANVLESSRLWRETVQQIAKEYPEVQTDHMFIDNAAMQLIKDPKQFDVVLTANLFGDILTDEASQIAGSMGMLASASVGESTGFFEPIHGSAHDITGKNLANPLASILSVSLMLEIGFGLKDEAKVIIDAVDQVLKEGFRTNDIADDTTNPYKVLGTKEMGQLVLKYITQKTNP from the coding sequence ATGAAGAAAAATATATTAGTTATTCCCGGCGACGGAATCGGACCTGAAGTGACCACTTGGGGTAAAGCAGTATTGGAACAAATTGCCAAAGGTTTCGGACATGATTTCAGTTATGACGAGGCACTGATGGGCCATGCAGCAATTGAAGCAACAGGCAATCCACTACCCGATGAAACGCTGGAAAAAGCTAAAAAAAGTGATGCCATTCTTTTTGGGGCGGTAGGTCATGCGAAGTATGACAACGACCCCTCTTTAAAAGTACGCCCTGAGCAGGGATTGCTTAAAATCCGCAAGGAATTAGGTTTATATGCCAACCTGCGCCCTATTTTATTGTTTGACGAATTATTGAATGCTTCCAGCATTAAACCCAGTATATTAAAAGGCACAGACATCCTGTTTTTCAGGGAGCTGACAGGTGATGTTTATTTCGGAGAGAAAACCCGCTCTGATGACAACAATACCGCTTCTGATTTGATGATCTACCATCGTTATGAGGTAGAAAGAATTGCCCGTAAAGCATTTGAAGCCGCAATGCAACGTAGAAAAAGATTGTGTTCTGTAGATAAAGCAAACGTATTGGAAAGCTCCAGATTATGGAGAGAAACCGTACAACAGATCGCAAAGGAATATCCGGAAGTACAAACCGACCATATGTTCATTGACAATGCAGCAATGCAGCTGATCAAAGATCCTAAACAGTTTGACGTCGTACTAACCGCCAACCTTTTTGGTGATATCCTTACGGATGAAGCTTCGCAGATTGCAGGTTCCATGGGTATGCTCGCTTCTGCTTCTGTAGGCGAAAGCACTGGATTTTTTGAACCGATCCATGGTTCTGCGCATGACATCACCGGAAAGAACCTGGCCAACCCGCTTGCTTCGATCCTGTCGGTATCCCTGATGCTGGAAATCGGCTTCGGACTAAAAGATGAAGCAAAAGTGATCATTGATGCGGTAGATCAGGTACTGAAAGAAGGTTTCAGAACAAATGACATTGCAGACGATACGACCAACCCTTACAAAGTTCTTGGAACCAAAGAAATGGGACAATTGGTCTTGAAATATATTACACAGAAAACTAATCCCTAA
- a CDS encoding ATP-binding cassette domain-containing protein — protein MSQPVVHIAHFNLKYHQQPVLQDLSWVINRNDNWLLCGSSGTGKTSLAKAIAGLIPVPNGEVNISFNPESTLPALVHYVANWYQFKDLEGASNFYYQQRYNSSVTVTTATVIAELEIYGKEHGLQFEEIEHILEALDFSALKNAPLIQLSSGEHKKLQLVKALWLKPQLLILDQPYNGLDTLSRKNLNILLEEIAAAGTQLILISNETELPAVINRVAEIREGALTEISFEDRALDVVEEISKPVPSFLNNVAVSSTADHIIKMIDVNISYSGKQVLKNINWEVNSGEKWLLQGYNGSGKSTLLSLIAGDHPQAYSNNFYLFGNKRGTGESIWEIKERIGLISPELHWYFDASATVWQSIASGFYDSSGLFCNPGATKHKQVEELISYFGLTEYKNRLMNELPLGKQRLTLLARTIIKNPEILILDEPCQGLDQQQTQHFNKLVDELCKNGTTLIYVGHFESQLPSCLEKRILLENGAVKSVEPMLQTI, from the coding sequence ATGTCACAACCCGTCGTCCATATCGCCCACTTTAATCTAAAGTATCACCAACAACCGGTGTTACAGGATTTGAGCTGGGTAATAAACCGCAATGACAACTGGTTATTGTGTGGATCGAGTGGAACCGGAAAAACATCATTGGCCAAAGCCATTGCGGGCTTAATTCCTGTTCCTAACGGAGAGGTCAACATCAGCTTCAATCCGGAAAGCACCTTACCAGCTTTGGTACATTATGTGGCCAACTGGTATCAGTTTAAAGACCTTGAAGGTGCTTCAAACTTCTATTATCAGCAACGCTATAACAGTTCAGTTACGGTAACGACAGCTACAGTAATCGCTGAATTGGAAATTTATGGCAAGGAACACGGGCTTCAATTTGAAGAAATTGAGCACATTTTAGAAGCCCTAGACTTTAGTGCTTTAAAAAATGCTCCGTTGATCCAGTTATCCAGCGGAGAACATAAAAAATTACAATTGGTAAAAGCCTTATGGTTAAAACCTCAATTGTTAATTCTGGACCAACCTTATAACGGCCTGGATACCCTTTCCCGCAAAAATTTAAATATTTTACTGGAAGAAATTGCTGCAGCCGGAACACAGTTGATCTTAATTAGCAATGAAACAGAACTTCCTGCGGTGATCAATCGCGTTGCAGAGATCCGGGAAGGCGCGTTAACGGAGATTTCCTTTGAAGATCGTGCTTTGGATGTCGTAGAAGAAATCAGCAAGCCTGTTCCTTCGTTTTTAAACAATGTCGCGGTTTCCTCCACTGCTGATCACATCATCAAAATGATCGATGTTAACATCAGTTATAGCGGGAAACAGGTATTGAAAAACATCAACTGGGAAGTAAACTCAGGAGAGAAATGGCTTTTGCAAGGTTATAATGGCTCCGGAAAATCAACTTTATTGAGTTTAATTGCCGGCGATCATCCACAAGCCTACTCCAATAACTTTTACCTGTTCGGCAATAAAAGAGGAACAGGTGAAAGCATTTGGGAGATCAAAGAGCGCATTGGCTTAATATCCCCTGAATTACACTGGTATTTTGATGCTTCTGCGACAGTATGGCAAAGTATTGCCTCCGGATTTTACGACAGCTCGGGCTTGTTCTGCAATCCGGGTGCAACCAAACATAAACAAGTAGAGGAACTGATCAGTTATTTCGGATTAACGGAATATAAAAACAGGTTAATGAACGAGCTTCCTCTGGGCAAGCAACGATTGACCTTACTGGCCCGGACCATTATCAAAAATCCGGAGATCCTGATACTTGATGAACCTTGTCAGGGATTGGATCAACAACAAACACAACATTTTAACAAGCTGGTGGATGAACTGTGCAAAAATGGAACAACCTTAATCTATGTTGGCCATTTTGAATCACAACTACCAAGTTGTTTAGAGAAAAGAATTTTATTAGAAAACGGAGCAGTAAAATCCGTAGAACCGATGTTACAAACTATCTAG
- the leuD gene encoding 3-isopropylmalate dehydratase small subunit, whose product MRKFEKLTSAIVPLNIENIDTDQIIPARFLKATTREGFGENLFRDWRYNGDNTLKTDFVLNNPAFKGRILVAGKNFGCGSSREHAAWAIQDAGFDVVISSFFADIFKGNALNNGLLPIQVSDEFLAEIFSTVGQDNTAPLDVDLEAQTVTNVVTGSKTDFEINPYKKSCLINGYDDIDFILNQKQLVVEFEQNR is encoded by the coding sequence ATGAGAAAATTCGAAAAACTAACCTCGGCAATTGTGCCTTTAAATATAGAGAATATAGATACCGACCAGATCATTCCGGCCAGGTTTCTAAAGGCAACAACGCGCGAAGGTTTCGGTGAAAACTTATTCCGCGATTGGCGTTACAATGGTGACAATACCCTAAAAACAGATTTCGTGTTAAACAATCCGGCTTTTAAGGGCAGGATTTTAGTAGCAGGAAAGAACTTTGGTTGCGGTAGTAGTCGCGAGCACGCAGCTTGGGCCATTCAGGATGCAGGTTTTGATGTCGTAATCAGCAGTTTCTTTGCCGACATCTTTAAAGGAAATGCATTGAATAATGGTTTATTGCCAATTCAAGTGAGCGACGAGTTCTTAGCCGAGATCTTCAGCACGGTAGGTCAGGATAATACTGCCCCCCTTGATGTTGATTTAGAAGCACAAACAGTAACGAATGTGGTCACCGGATCTAAAACTGATTTCGAGATCAACCCTTATAAAAAATCTTGCTTAATCAATGGTTATGATGACATCGATTTCATCTTAAACCAAAAGCAATTGGTCGTAGAATTTGAACAAAACAGATAA
- the leuC gene encoding 3-isopropylmalate dehydratase large subunit, with the protein MSKTLVEKIWDAHVVKSEVGFPDILYIDTHLIHEVTSPQAFDGLRKRGLPVFRPQQTVATADHNVPTLNQLQPIKEELSRYQVDMLTKNCAEFGIELYGLGHPFQGIVHVIGPELGITLPGKTMVCGDSHTSTHGAFGAIAFGIGTSQVEQVFATQCLLQQKPKTMKIEVNGELGQGVTAKDIILYIIAKISAAGGTGYFIEYAGSTIEALSMEARMTICNMSIEMGARGGLIAPDQTTFDYIKGREFAPAGEEWDKSLAYWKTLYSDADAQFDSVLTFDATDISPMITYGTNPGMGMGIAEHIPSTASQVSSEQASFQKALDYMGIEQDTELVGKPIDYVFIGSCTNSRMEDLREVAEFVKGRQKAENVTVWIVPGSKQIEQQAIAEGLDKIFEAAGFQLREPGCSACLGMNEDKIPAGKYCVSTSNRNFEGRQGPDSRTFLASPLTAAAAAITGRVTDVRTLLNESAHA; encoded by the coding sequence TGGGATGCCCATGTGGTAAAGAGTGAAGTCGGATTTCCGGATATTTTATATATCGATACACACTTGATACACGAGGTGACTTCCCCTCAGGCTTTCGATGGTCTGCGCAAAAGAGGCTTGCCTGTTTTCCGTCCGCAGCAAACTGTGGCTACGGCAGATCATAATGTGCCTACCTTAAACCAGCTGCAACCCATTAAAGAAGAACTTTCCCGTTACCAGGTAGACATGTTAACCAAAAACTGTGCAGAATTTGGCATTGAGCTTTATGGTTTAGGTCATCCTTTCCAGGGAATTGTACACGTGATCGGTCCGGAACTGGGCATCACCTTACCAGGAAAAACTATGGTTTGCGGAGATAGCCATACTTCTACACATGGTGCTTTTGGTGCCATTGCATTCGGGATCGGTACTTCTCAGGTGGAGCAGGTTTTTGCCACGCAATGTTTATTGCAGCAGAAACCTAAAACCATGAAAATTGAGGTGAACGGTGAATTAGGACAAGGAGTTACTGCTAAAGACATTATTCTATACATCATCGCTAAAATATCTGCTGCCGGTGGTACAGGTTATTTTATTGAATATGCAGGTTCTACCATTGAGGCTTTAAGTATGGAAGCCAGAATGACGATCTGTAATATGAGCATTGAAATGGGTGCCAGAGGTGGTTTAATTGCCCCTGATCAAACCACTTTCGATTACATTAAAGGCAGAGAATTTGCACCTGCAGGTGAAGAGTGGGACAAATCACTGGCCTACTGGAAAACATTATACAGCGATGCTGACGCTCAATTTGACAGCGTTTTAACCTTTGATGCAACAGACATCAGCCCAATGATCACTTACGGAACAAATCCTGGAATGGGAATGGGCATCGCAGAACATATTCCTTCTACGGCAAGTCAGGTTTCTTCGGAGCAGGCATCTTTCCAGAAAGCATTGGATTATATGGGCATCGAACAGGATACAGAATTGGTAGGCAAACCTATTGATTATGTATTTATCGGGAGCTGTACCAATTCCAGAATGGAAGATTTACGCGAAGTGGCGGAATTTGTAAAAGGTCGTCAGAAGGCAGAAAACGTAACCGTTTGGATCGTACCTGGTTCCAAGCAAATTGAACAGCAAGCAATTGCTGAAGGATTGGATAAAATCTTTGAAGCCGCAGGATTCCAGTTGCGTGAGCCTGGATGCAGTGCTTGTTTAGGTATGAATGAAGATAAGATCCCTGCAGGAAAATACTGTGTATCTACTTCCAACAGAAACTTTGAAGGAAGACAAGGTCCAGATTCCCGCACATTTTTAGCCAGTCCACTTACCGCAGCAGCTGCTGCCATTACCGGAAGGGTTACGGATGTAAGAACTTTATTGAACGAATCTGCACACGCTTAA